From a single Hippoglossus stenolepis isolate QCI-W04-F060 chromosome 2, HSTE1.2, whole genome shotgun sequence genomic region:
- the sept3 gene encoding neuronal-specific septin-3 yields MSDVVPPEVRPKPAVPAKPPNVGAPSPSSPFPPQGPGMGGGVGIPAPLPSGIPVPIGSHGPVASHVIGHGVGHGAANSGGHAAAHSGGHGHTGSHSSGGGSTLLGYIGIDTIIEQMRKKTMKTGFDFNIMMVGNSGLGKSTLVNTLFKSQVSRRSAGWSRDDKIPKTVEIKSVSHVIEEGGVKMKLTLVDTPGFGDQINNDNCWEPISKYINEQYEKFLKEEVNITRKKRIPDFRVHCCLYFISPTGHSLRQLDLEFMKRLSHSVNIIPVIAKADTMTIEERQEFKQRVRKELEMSGIEFYPQKEFDEDMEDKSDNDKIREAMPFAVVGSDKEYQVNGKRVLGRKTAWGIVEVENPNHCEFAQMRDFLIRSHLQDLKEVTHNIHYETYRAKRLNENGGLHPITSNGTQESNL; encoded by the exons ATGTCAGACGTAGTTCCTCCAGAAGTGAGACCTAAACCTGCCGTCCCTGCCAAGCCCCCAAATGTGGGGGCTCCTTCCCCCTCCAGCCCCTTCCCACCCCAGGGGCCGGGCATGGGAGGAGGCGTCGGCATCCCTGCTCCCCTTCCAAGTGGTATTCCAGTTCCAATCGGGAGTCATGGCCCCGTAGCCAGTCATGTTATTGGTCATGGCGTGGGCCACGGTGCGGCCAATAGTGGGGGTCACGCTGCAGCGCACAGCGGAGGTCATGGCCACACTGGCTCCCACAGCTCCGGTGGGGGGTCCACACTGCTGGGATACATTGGTATCGACACCATCATTGAGCAGATGAGGAAGAAAACCATGAAGACAGGATTTGACTTCAACATCATGATGGTTG GTAACAGCGGTCTGGGAAAGTCGACTCTTGTCAACACCTTGTTCAAGTCCCAGGTGAGCAGGAGGAGCGCAGGATGGTCCCGTGATGACAAGATCCCCAAAACTGTGGAGATCAAATCAGTGTCTCATG TCATTGAGGAGGGTGGTGTGAAGATGAAGCTGACTCTCGTCGACACTCCAGGCTTTGGGGACCAAATCAACAACGACAACTG CTGGGAGCCCATTTCCAAGTACATCAATGAGCAGTATGAGAAGTTCCTGAAGGAGGAAGTCAACATCACCAGGAAAAAACGCATCCCCGACTTCAGGGTGCACTGCTGTCTCTACTTCATCTCCCCAACGGGACACTC TCTTCGGCAGCTAGACCTGGAGTTCATGAAGCGCTTGAGTCACTCGGTCAACATTATCCCTGTCATTGCCAAAGCAGACACGATGACCATTGAGGAGCGACAGGAATTCAAACAGCGG GTAAGAAAGGAGTTGGAGATGAGTGGGATTGAGTTTTACCCCCAGAAAGAGTTTGATGAGGACATGGAGGACAAGAGCGACAATGACAAGATCAGA GAGGCGATGCCCTTTGCTGTGGTCGGCAGTGACAAAGAATATCAAGTGAATGGCAAACGGGTTCTGGGGAGGAAGACAGCGTGGGGAATCGTGGAAG TTGAAAATCCCAACCATTGTGAGTTTGCTCAGATGAGAGATTTCCTGATCAG gtCCCACCTCCAGGATCTGAAGGAGGTCACCCATAACATCCACTATGAAACTTACCGTGCCAAGAGACTGAACGAGAACGGAGGTCTACACCCAATAACCTCCAACGGCACCCAAGAAAGCAACCTGTAG